One window from the genome of Diabrotica virgifera virgifera chromosome 6, PGI_DIABVI_V3a encodes:
- the LOC114326332 gene encoding proton-coupled amino acid transporter-like protein CG1139 has protein sequence MDIFSDLYDLHEVHLYTVLCSFVQEPRSKPSSSKSEEKQHLLDGEFQQESSAVTVEDSTNMYEEFCFNRTIEHPTSNFDTMIHLLKANIGTGILAMPDAFRNSGWVVGLFGTLCMGIICTHCMHMLVKCSHELCRRTQAPSLSFSEVVENSFKTGPEFLQKYSSLAKSLINIFLCITQLGFCCVYFVFVAVNLHDIIKHFWMDIGTPWYLLFLLAPMVMLNCVRSLKYLTPASLFASIATCMGLVITFFYIFQGGLPNTSTIKAFSSWEQLPLYFGTAIYAFEGIGVVLPLENNMKNPQDFSGWNGVLNTGMVIVAALYTAIGFFGYLKYGEKAVLGSVTLLLPPDEYLAQLVRLMMAVAIFLSYSLQFYVVFHIIWPWIQTHFKTDKSREVAEYSLRAILVFITFVIAIAIPNLGAVISLVGAFSSSALALIFPPIIEIITFWPDKLGQGRWVLWKDIFIIVFGVLGFIVGSYVSLLNIIN, from the exons GAACCTCGGTCCAAACCTTCATCATCCAAAAGCGAAGAAAAACAGCATCTTCTCGATGGCGAATTTCAACAAGAAAGTTCAGCCGTTACTGTGGAGGATTCTACAAATATGTATGAAGAATTCTGCTTCAATCGCACCATTGAACATCCTACATCTAATTTTGATACGATGATTCATTTGCTGAAAGCTAATATAG gAACCGGAATTTTAGCAATGCCAGACGCTTTTCGCAACTCTGGTTGGGTGGTTGGATTGTTCGGAACATTATGTATGGGTATCATTTGCACGCACTGTATGCACATGTTGGTGAAATGTTCCCACGAACTTTGCAGAAGAACACAAGCGCCCTCTTTAAGTTTTTCTGAAGTGGTGGAAAACTCTTTTAAGACTGGACCAGAGTTTTTGCAGAAGTATTCGAGTTTGGCCAA gtcactaataaacatatttttatgtaTAACGCAACTAGGTTTCTGTTGCGTATACTTCGTGTTCGTAGCTGTTAACCTACACGATATCATAAAACATTTTTGGATGGACATTGGCACACCTTGGTACTTGTTATTTTTATTAGCACCTATGGTTATGCTCAATTGCGTCAGAAGCCTCAAGTATTTAACCCCAGCTTCGCTATTCGCATCGATAGCGACTTGTATGGGCTTGGTGATAACGTTTTTCTATATATTCCAAGGAGGTTTGCCGAATACGTCGACGATCAAGGCCTTCTCGTCGTGGGAACAGCTACCGCTCTATTTCGGTACAGCTATTTATGCTTTCGAAGGGATTGGAGTG GTGTTGCCGCTAGAGAACAATATGAAAAATCCACAAGATTTCAGCGGATGGAACGGCGTACTCAATACTGGAATGGTAATAGTTGCAGCATTGTATACAGCGATTGGATTTTTCGGATATCTGAAATATGGAGAAAAAGCTGTGTTGGGAAGTGTTACGCTATTGCTGCCACCTGATGAATA ttTGGCGCAATTGGTTCGTCTGATGATGGCTGTAGCAATTTTCTTGTCCTACAGTCTCCAGTTCTACGTCGTGTTCCACATCATCTGGCCTTGGATCCAGACACATTTCAAAACAGATAAAAGCAGAGAAGTAGCGGAATATAGCTTAAGAGCTATTCTTGTATTTATTACCTTTGTTATAGCAATTGCAATCCCTAATCTAGGAGCAGTAATCTCTTTGGTAGGAGCATTCAGTAGCTCAGCTCTAGCGTTAATATTCCCCCCTATCATTGAGATTATCACGTTCTGGCCTGACAAGCTGGGGCAAGGAAGATGGGTGTTATGGAAAGATATATTTATCATTGTATTTGGAGTTCTTGGTTTTATTGTCGGTTCTTACGTGAGCttgttaaatataattaattag